GAACTAAGCGAAGTGTGAGCGCGAGCGTCCGCGAAGCGGAGTGAGTTCCCCGTGTTCTCTGTGCCGGAGTTTACACTGAGCAGAGCGAATGTGTGGCAAATTTTATGGATTTACAAAAAGAATTAGCCCGTTGCGCCAAGTGCGGGCAGTGCCGGTCGGTCTGTCCGGTCTTTCTGGCCTTGAAGGACGAGACCCTGGTGGCCCGGGGCCGGCTGGCGATTATTCAGGCAGGGCAGGCAGGCCAACAGATGAGCGCCATAAGGGCGCCATGGCGCTTCGGCGCCACCAACAGACCAACAGACCAATTCCGCAAGATACTTGACACCTGCTTAATGTGCCGCAGGTGCGAAGAGAACTGCCCGTCGTTGGTTGAGACAAGCGTAGTTTTTAAGTCCGAGCGCCAGAGAGTTACGGATGAAAAAGGACTGCCTTGGCTGTTGAGGTTGGGATTCAGGTGGGTCTTGCCCAATCGCTGGTTGTATAATAGCATGATGCGTCTGGCGTCTTTGGCCGGTTGGCTGTTTGGCCGCGGCGGTGCGCCGGTCCGCCACCTGCCGTTATATTTCGCCAATCTGTTCCCCGACGCTTTGGTCGGGACTCCGTTGCGACTTCGCCAGCGTATGCCGCGCTTGGCCAAGAAATCAGCATTACAACTTCGTCATTCGTCATTGGACATTAGTCATTCGCCCAAGGTATCTATCTTCCTCGGCTGCGCTGCCAACTACATCTATCCTGAGATAATAGAGGCGCTGACTTCGATTCTGGACCGGCTCAAGATTCCCTACGTCATTCCTCAGGCTCAGGTCTGTTGCGGTATGCCGGCATTATTGTCCGGCGATGAGCAGTCCGCTAAACGCCTGATGAAAATGAATCAGGAAACATTTAAAACGGAAACTATTATAACCGTCTGTCCGACCTGCAACCGGATGCTCAGGGAAATGCGGAGTTCGGAATGGGGAATGGGGAATAAAATAGTTGATGCGGTGGAATTCCTTGAGACAGAATTAACTCAATTCCGCATTCCGCACTCGGCATTCCGCACTGCTTACCATACTCCTTGCCATTCCGCCGGCACCAAGGCGCCGGAGATTATCAAGGCATTCCTCAAGGCCAATACGGATTATCAGGAGATTGATGATATCTGTTGCGGCGGCGGGGGATTGTTCACATTCAAATATCCGGAATTATCCGACCTGATTGGTCAGGCCAGGGTGGATTCACTGAGGGGTTCTCTAATCACCCAATCACCTAATCATCCAATCACCCAGCTTGTCACCAACTGCCCGGGTTGTATGATGCAACTGGAATATCTGTTGTCGTCAGGTAAGCATACCGTCAAGGTCCGTCACATCGTGAATCTGATTATGGACGCACATAAAACGGGTCGGCCCGCTCCACATACTCATAAGTAGATTTCCGGTCCGCCTCCGGGATGCTCAGTTCAAACGGCATCTCCACCGCGTTGGCAATCCGGCTGACCAGTTCCAATCCGAATTGGCCCATGACCTTCAGCCCGGCCGGGCTGGTCAGGTGGATGTTGTCCAGCTTGCTATGCCCGTAGATTCCGCTGTAGCGATTGAGCGCGATAGACGGAATTCCCTTTTCATTGAACGGAATATTGTCGCTGGAATAGGCAAAGTGCCGGGTATCAACCGGCAGTCCTTTTTCTTTGGCAAAGCTGTCCACGAAATTAGCCATGGACTCGTGCCCGCAGATGACCGTGCCGTTATTGCCGAAGATGGTGCCGGCCACGTCAAAGTTTACCACCAGTTTCACCGTCTGCGTCTTCAATGAAATCGGCGGCTTGGGACGGGTGAGTTCCCGGGCGTGCTGTTTGGTGTACGCCCAACTGCCTTTCAGTCCCATTTCCTCGCTGCCGAACCAGATGAACATCAGGGTCCGTTTGGCCGGATGCCTGGCAAAGTGTCTGGCGAATTCGGCAATGCTGACCGAGCCGCCGCCGTTATCCACCGTGCCCGGGCATTTATTGACGCTGTCATAGTGTCCGCAGATGATAATCTTCTCGTTGGGCAGTTCCGTGCCCGGGATAGTCGCCATGACATTGCGCGAGGTGGCCAGTAAATCTTTTTGTTTTAATATCACCCGGACCGTCCGGGCTGATTTATGAATCATCTCCAGCCCGTCTTCATAATTGAGCATGATGGACGGAATCCGGCCGTATGCCTTGATAAACAGCTCGTTTTGTTTCAGCTGCATCAGGGCCGGCGCCGGGCCTTGCACCCGGATGATGGCCTTGGTCTTATACTGGCGCAGTTGCTGGTGCATGGTCTTGGTGACCGCG
This window of the Planctomycetota bacterium genome carries:
- a CDS encoding (Fe-S)-binding protein encodes the protein MDLQKELARCAKCGQCRSVCPVFLALKDETLVARGRLAIIQAGQAGQQMSAIRAPWRFGATNRPTDQFRKILDTCLMCRRCEENCPSLVETSVVFKSERQRVTDEKGLPWLLRLGFRWVLPNRWLYNSMMRLASLAGWLFGRGGAPVRHLPLYFANLFPDALVGTPLRLRQRMPRLAKKSALQLRHSSLDISHSPKVSIFLGCAANYIYPEIIEALTSILDRLKIPYVIPQAQVCCGMPALLSGDEQSAKRLMKMNQETFKTETIITVCPTCNRMLREMRSSEWGMGNKIVDAVEFLETELTQFRIPHSAFRTAYHTPCHSAGTKAPEIIKAFLKANTDYQEIDDICCGGGGLFTFKYPELSDLIGQARVDSLRGSLITQSPNHPITQLVTNCPGCMMQLEYLLSSGKHTVKVRHIVNLIMDAHKTGRPAPHTHK
- a CDS encoding M28 family peptidase, whose product is MNHPIFDENNAFQLLKRLSFPRLGGTPEEQKAANLLKQYLRSIGLTPKEETFRIQSFKDIKASLEVLTPYRKTYQAAVIGNSGSTPDKGITAEVVHLTTSEPSHLKSVANRIALTYNAVTKTMHQQLRQYKTKAIIRVQGPAPALMQLKQNELFIKAYGRIPSIMLNYEDGLEMIHKSARTVRVILKQKDLLATSRNVMATIPGTELPNEKIIICGHYDSVNKCPGTVDNGGGSVSIAEFARHFARHPAKRTLMFIWFGSEEMGLKGSWAYTKQHARELTRPKPPISLKTQTVKLVVNFDVAGTIFGNNGTVICGHESMANFVDSFAKEKGLPVDTRHFAYSSDNIPFNEKGIPSIALNRYSGIYGHSKLDNIHLTSPAGLKVMGQFGLELVSRIANAVEMPFELSIPEADRKSTYEYVERADPFYVRP